A region from the Altererythrobacter sp. H2 genome encodes:
- the trpS gene encoding tryptophan--tRNA ligase: MRVVSGIQPTGNLHLGNYLGAIRNWVRMQDSMPEGGQCLYFLADLHAISQPHNPAELRAATLEMTAALVACGIDPDRSILFNQAQVPAHAELQWLLNGTARMGWLNRMTQWKDKAGKNREGQSVALFTYPVLQAADVLLYQATQVPVGEDQKQHLELARDIAQKFNNDFCADDAPVFTLPEPIVPLEAARIMSLRDGSAKMSKSDPSEMSRINLIDDADTIMQKVRKAKTDPQPLPGEAAGLAGRAEALNLVTIFGAVTGQPVDQVLSQFAGQGFGAFKPALAEALVETLGPINTRFRALRDDREALDAILARGAARARDMGGATLTATYQALGLVRG, encoded by the coding sequence ATGCGCGTCGTTTCCGGCATCCAGCCCACGGGCAACCTGCATCTCGGCAATTACCTGGGCGCGATCCGCAACTGGGTGCGGATGCAGGATTCGATGCCTGAAGGGGGGCAGTGTCTTTACTTCCTCGCCGACCTCCATGCCATCAGCCAGCCGCACAATCCGGCCGAGCTGCGCGCCGCGACGCTGGAGATGACCGCCGCACTGGTCGCCTGCGGGATAGACCCGGATCGCTCCATCCTGTTCAACCAGGCGCAGGTTCCCGCCCATGCCGAGCTGCAATGGCTGCTCAACGGCACCGCCCGGATGGGCTGGCTCAACCGGATGACCCAGTGGAAGGACAAGGCCGGCAAGAACCGCGAAGGCCAGTCGGTCGCCCTGTTCACCTATCCCGTGCTGCAGGCGGCCGACGTGCTGCTCTATCAGGCCACCCAGGTGCCGGTGGGCGAAGACCAGAAGCAGCACCTGGAGCTGGCGCGCGACATCGCGCAGAAGTTCAACAACGATTTCTGCGCCGACGATGCACCGGTGTTCACCCTGCCCGAGCCGATCGTGCCGCTCGAAGCCGCGCGGATCATGAGCCTGCGCGATGGCAGCGCCAAGATGTCCAAATCCGATCCGAGCGAGATGAGCCGGATCAACCTGATCGATGATGCCGACACGATCATGCAGAAGGTCCGCAAGGCCAAGACCGACCCCCAGCCGCTGCCCGGCGAAGCAGCCGGGCTGGCCGGGCGGGCGGAGGCGCTCAACCTCGTGACGATCTTCGGCGCGGTGACCGGGCAGCCGGTTGACCAGGTGCTCAGCCAGTTTGCCGGACAGGGGTTCGGCGCGTTCAAGCCCGCCCTGGCCGAGGCGCTGGTGGAAACGCTTGGCCCGATCAACACCCGGTTCCGCGCCCTCCGGGATGATCGCGAAGCGCTGGACGCGATCCTCGCGCGCGGCGCGGCACGGGCACGGGACATGGGCGGCGCAACCCTGACGGCCACCTATCAGGCGCTGGGGCTGGTCCGCGGCTGA
- a CDS encoding DUF4136 domain-containing protein: protein MNTTRNTRVRLMKLAAVPLLLAGLAACATPFKADVSRFQTQLPAPQGQSFAVVADDPALAGGLEFSRYADLVEAQMARLGYAQAASPEQASLLVRFDYGVDNGRERVRSTGFADPFWGSWHSYRPVYYRTRSGYIRRIHPSSAWGYGFHDPWFGGGEVESYTVFTSGIDLKIDNVASGQRLFEGKAEAVSTSNRLPHLVPNLVEAMFTDFPGNSGETVRITIAPDKKTVRRID from the coding sequence ATGAACACTACCAGAAACACCCGGGTCCGCTTGATGAAGCTGGCCGCCGTGCCGCTGCTGCTGGCCGGGCTGGCTGCCTGCGCCACACCGTTCAAGGCCGATGTCTCACGCTTCCAGACCCAGCTTCCCGCGCCGCAGGGCCAGAGTTTTGCAGTGGTTGCCGATGATCCGGCGCTGGCAGGCGGGCTCGAGTTCTCCCGCTATGCCGATCTGGTCGAGGCGCAGATGGCGCGGCTGGGCTATGCCCAGGCCGCCTCGCCGGAACAGGCCAGCCTGCTGGTGCGCTTCGATTACGGGGTCGATAACGGCCGCGAGCGGGTGCGCAGCACCGGTTTCGCGGATCCGTTCTGGGGCAGCTGGCATAGCTATCGCCCGGTCTATTACCGGACCCGTTCGGGCTATATCCGCCGGATCCACCCATCCTCGGCGTGGGGTTACGGCTTCCACGATCCGTGGTTCGGCGGGGGCGAGGTGGAAAGCTACACCGTGTTCACCAGCGGCATTGACCTGAAGATCGACAATGTGGCCAGCGGCCAGCGCCTGTTCGAAGGCAAGGCCGAAGCCGTGTCGACCTCCAACCGCCTGCCGCACCTGGTGCCCAACCTGGTCGAGGCGATGTTCACCGATTTCCCTGGCAATTCCGGCGAAACCGTGCGGATTACCATCGCACCTGACAAGAAGACGGTGCGCCGGATCGACTGA
- the dut gene encoding dUTP diphosphatase codes for MTQGPVAVALKRLPHGEGLALPHYATAGAAGMDVLAAEDVTLAPGARHAVATGLALAIPPGYEIQVRPRSGLALKHGITVPNTPGTIDSDYRGELKVILINHGSEPFAIVRGDRVAQLVLAPVTQATWHEVAELDDTARGSGGFGSTGGHERL; via the coding sequence ATGACACAGGGTCCGGTCGCCGTGGCGCTGAAGCGCCTGCCGCATGGCGAAGGCCTTGCCCTGCCGCACTATGCCACGGCCGGCGCGGCGGGCATGGACGTGCTTGCGGCCGAGGACGTGACGCTGGCCCCCGGCGCGCGCCATGCCGTGGCGACCGGCCTGGCGCTGGCGATCCCGCCGGGCTACGAAATCCAGGTCCGCCCGCGCTCCGGCCTGGCGCTGAAACACGGGATCACCGTGCCCAACACGCCCGGCACGATTGATTCGGACTACCGGGGGGAGCTGAAGGTCATCCTGATCAACCACGGCAGCGAACCTTTCGCCATCGTGCGCGGAGACCGGGTGGCGCAGCTGGTGCTGGCCCCGGTGACGCAGGCGACATGGCACGAGGTCGCGGAGTTGGATGATACCGCGCGCGGCTCGGGCGGCTTCGGATCGACCGGGGGGCACGAGCGCCTTTAG
- a CDS encoding bifunctional phosphopantothenoylcysteine decarboxylase/phosphopantothenate synthase: MTGTGYPRILLVVGGGIAAYKSCELVRLIRKGGGAVTCVVTQGGQQFVTPMALAALSENPVYTTLWDLKNEAEMGHIQLSREADLVVVCPATADLLAKMAAGIADDLATTLILATDKPVMVVPAMNVRMWQHEATQRNLAWLRQAGVDVIDPDEGPMACGEFGPGRLPEPEVIWAEIAARFGLVADCEPRQQPDLLEALEPEPEVRPRGGLGGLLSSLIPRSTPRRSAEVIETEWQDTPEAEVPEDAAPEGAVPEDPAPQDPAPEDPAGDAPMPPPPSSPGFGGGLLASKGRAVAAPPTDPAAINHMVGGPAGPPEVEMTDPLDGQPDFDEDPAHRPLYGRHVLVTAGPTHEPIDPVRYIANRSSGKQGFEIAAAAAAAGARVTLVAGPVHLDTPHGVDRIDVESAREMAEAVKQALPADVAIMVAAVADWRSKDFAAQKMKKRGSAPPALLLTENPDILATVASGRSRPGLLIGFAAETEEVVEHAQVKRKRKGADWIVANDVSGDVMGGEMNRVHIVRESGVEHLDEMPKGEVARALVERIVAELEQGWPQ, from the coding sequence GTGACCGGAACGGGTTATCCGCGCATCCTGCTGGTGGTTGGCGGCGGGATTGCCGCCTACAAATCGTGCGAGCTCGTGCGCCTGATCCGCAAGGGCGGCGGGGCGGTGACCTGTGTCGTGACTCAGGGCGGCCAGCAATTCGTCACCCCGATGGCGCTCGCCGCGCTCAGCGAAAACCCGGTCTACACCACCCTGTGGGATCTCAAGAACGAGGCCGAGATGGGCCATATCCAGCTCAGCCGCGAGGCTGATCTGGTGGTCGTCTGCCCGGCCACAGCCGATCTTCTGGCCAAGATGGCAGCCGGTATTGCCGACGATCTGGCCACCACGCTGATCCTGGCGACCGACAAGCCGGTGATGGTTGTCCCGGCGATGAACGTGCGGATGTGGCAGCACGAGGCGACTCAGCGCAACCTTGCCTGGCTGCGCCAGGCCGGGGTCGACGTGATCGATCCCGACGAAGGCCCGATGGCCTGCGGGGAGTTCGGCCCGGGCCGCCTGCCCGAGCCTGAAGTGATCTGGGCCGAGATTGCCGCCCGCTTCGGCCTTGTCGCTGATTGCGAGCCCCGGCAGCAGCCCGACTTGCTCGAAGCGCTGGAGCCTGAGCCAGAAGTGCGGCCGCGTGGCGGATTGGGCGGGCTGCTGTCGTCCCTCATCCCCCGCTCGACCCCGCGCCGCAGCGCCGAGGTGATCGAGACAGAATGGCAGGACACGCCTGAAGCCGAAGTGCCCGAAGACGCGGCCCCCGAAGGCGCGGTCCCCGAAGACCCTGCCCCCCAAGACCCTGCCCCCGAAGATCCTGCCGGAGACGCGCCGATGCCCCCGCCGCCCTCTTCGCCGGGTTTCGGCGGCGGACTGCTGGCCTCCAAGGGACGCGCGGTGGCCGCGCCGCCCACCGATCCTGCTGCCATCAATCACATGGTCGGCGGCCCCGCTGGTCCGCCCGAAGTGGAGATGACCGATCCGCTCGACGGGCAGCCCGACTTTGACGAGGACCCGGCCCACCGCCCGCTCTACGGGCGCCACGTGCTGGTCACCGCCGGGCCGACCCACGAGCCGATCGATCCGGTCCGCTATATCGCCAACCGGTCCAGCGGGAAGCAGGGCTTCGAGATCGCGGCCGCCGCCGCCGCTGCCGGGGCCAGGGTCACGCTGGTGGCCGGGCCGGTCCACCTCGATACGCCGCACGGGGTTGACCGGATCGACGTCGAATCCGCGCGTGAGATGGCCGAGGCGGTCAAGCAGGCATTGCCTGCCGATGTCGCCATCATGGTCGCTGCCGTGGCTGACTGGCGCAGCAAGGATTTCGCGGCCCAGAAGATGAAGAAGCGCGGCTCGGCCCCGCCCGCGCTGCTGCTGACCGAGAACCCTGACATTCTCGCCACGGTTGCTTCGGGCAGGTCCAGGCCGGGCCTGCTGATCGGCTTTGCGGCCGAGACCGAGGAAGTGGTCGAGCACGCCCAGGTCAAGCGCAAGCGCAAGGGGGCCGACTGGATCGTCGCCAACGATGTCTCGGGCGATGTCATGGGCGGCGAAATGAACCGGGTCCATATCGTGCGTGAAAGCGGGGTCGAGCACCTGGACGAGATGCCCAAGGGCGAGGTGGCGCGGGCGCTGGTCGAGCGGATCGTGGCTGAGCTGGAACAAGGGTGGCCGCAATGA
- a CDS encoding DUF4345 family protein, with protein sequence MRLVLTGLIFAAGLLFLFIGLGFLLDPVAAGTDFGLTPTTAQGLASIRADMTAFFVVGSVCMMVGAWRRNGDLLLVPAGLFGVALVGRFVGLAVDGPWDGYWQPMLVEAVMVILLLIASRVLPHPQT encoded by the coding sequence ATGCGTTTGGTGCTGACCGGGCTGATTTTCGCCGCAGGGTTGCTGTTCCTGTTCATTGGCCTGGGCTTCCTGCTCGATCCCGTGGCCGCAGGCACGGACTTCGGCCTCACCCCCACTACCGCTCAGGGTCTGGCCTCGATCAGGGCCGACATGACCGCGTTCTTCGTGGTGGGGTCCGTTTGCATGATGGTGGGCGCCTGGCGCCGCAACGGGGACCTGCTGCTGGTTCCGGCCGGCCTGTTCGGCGTGGCGCTGGTGGGCCGGTTCGTCGGGCTGGCCGTGGACGGCCCGTGGGACGGTTACTGGCAGCCGATGCTGGTGGAGGCGGTCATGGTCATCCTGCTGCTGATCGCCAGCCGGGTGCTGCCCCACCCGCAGACCTGA